A single window of Synechococcus sp. C9 DNA harbors:
- the queF gene encoding preQ(1) synthase, which yields MTTTSEPYGERLIREGELLTFPNPRPGRHYWIRITLPEFTCKCPFSGYPDFATIYLDYIPDQRVVELKSIKLYINSYRDKRIAHEAAANQILDDFVAVAAPLAVRLKADFNPRGNVHTVIEVVYPDSPTGGLAE from the coding sequence ATGACCACCACCTCGGAACCCTACGGCGAGCGATTGATCCGGGAAGGGGAACTGCTCACCTTTCCCAACCCTCGCCCCGGTCGGCATTATTGGATTCGCATTACCCTGCCCGAATTTACCTGTAAATGCCCCTTTTCCGGCTACCCTGATTTTGCCACCATTTACCTGGACTACATTCCTGACCAGCGGGTGGTAGAACTTAAATCCATCAAACTATATATCAATAGTTATCGGGATAAACGGATTGCCCACGAAGCCGCCGCCAACCAAATTCTGGATGATTTTGTCGCCGTTGCCGCCCCTCTTGCGGTGCGTTTGAAAGCGGATTTCAACCCCCGGGGGAATGTGCATACCGTGATTGAAGTGGTCTATCCCGATTCACCAACCGGGGGACTGGCGGAGTAA
- a CDS encoding DUF429 domain-containing protein has translation MRFLGIDLGWSSGASGLCCLAWEGNALVLRDLDRKQATEAILSWVDTWAPPGQPAAIAVDAPTVITNGTGMRLADRLTHRYFRRYHAGCYPANLSRPFASRTVGFGQALVQRQFRHGTHIIPQKPDRWQIEVFPHPAVVHLFDLEKILKYKKGAVAERQKELNKLRNLLLTLITSEPPLNLSRSLPDIPDKTTQLKILEDQLDALVCAYVCAYWWYWGEAKNQVLGNEQEGYIVVPHRRCRPDA, from the coding sequence TTGCGGTTTCTGGGGATTGACCTGGGCTGGAGTTCCGGCGCATCGGGTCTCTGCTGTCTCGCCTGGGAGGGTAATGCACTTGTCCTGCGGGATTTAGACCGTAAGCAAGCGACGGAAGCAATTTTATCTTGGGTGGACACCTGGGCACCCCCAGGGCAACCCGCAGCCATAGCGGTGGATGCGCCCACGGTGATTACGAATGGGACGGGGATGCGCTTGGCGGATCGGTTGACCCATCGCTATTTCCGTCGCTACCATGCGGGGTGCTACCCGGCGAATTTAAGCCGTCCGTTTGCCAGCCGTACGGTGGGGTTTGGGCAAGCTCTCGTTCAACGGCAGTTTCGGCATGGCACCCACATCATTCCCCAAAAGCCCGACCGTTGGCAGATCGAGGTGTTTCCCCACCCAGCCGTCGTGCATTTATTTGATTTAGAAAAAATCCTCAAGTACAAAAAAGGGGCAGTGGCGGAGCGGCAGAAGGAATTAAATAAATTACGCAATTTACTACTAACCTTAATTACCTCGGAACCCCCATTAAATCTATCAAGATCATTACCGGATATTCCCGACAAAACCACCCAATTAAAAATCCTGGAAGACCAACTGGATGCCCTGGTGTGCGCCTACGTGTGCGCCTACTGGTGGTACTGGGGGGAGGCGAAAAACCAGGTGTTGGGCAATGAACAGGAGGGGTACATTGTCGTACCCCATCGCCGTTGTCGCCCTGATGCCTAG
- the priA gene encoding primosomal protein N': MSAPWVEVLVDVPGSTAVLTYQALAGVTPGDVVQVPLSGRSVAGLVLGWAAQLPPGITAAQVKPITAIVQTQLFPGDYLPLLQKVADYYQTSLVNVLRLALPPGVFRRSQTRIKVTATEAPPTLSAKAQTLWEVLSTGSGDYSRRYLEQKVPGCGAALRELARYGLITSYCYFPGSPQAQYRKLVMLGTGDTTTLTPAQQRVVEVLRHRGGELWWHELQKQVKTSASTLEKLAELGVVSCEKRQWLRREMGAVTADQPRSLTPAQQQAVAHITQAIASQQYTEILLHGITGSGKTEVYLQVIAGVLAQGKQALVLIPEIGLTPQLTERFRARFGERVWVYHSGLSEGERYDTWRAVWQGSAGVVIGTRSAVFAPLPRLGLVILDEEHDASFKQSQMTPCYHARTVAQWRAQAVACPMVLGSATPSAETWQRLAGGIHYLSLPERVPARPLPPMRLVDMRVELAKKNFSLFSQLVQEKLGQLRAQGQQAIVFVPRRGHSTFVSCRACGYVLPCPRCDVSLTYHQPEANQQPLLFCHYCNWRQLQPQRCPACGSAFLKHFGCGTQRVVQELGRLYPELRVLRYDRDSTTTKGAHQEIMQAFQNGAADVLVGTQMLTKGLDMPNVTLVVVLAADGLLHLGDYRAQERAAQTLVQVAGRAGRGDQPGEVIIQTYSYEHPVLSAVCRYQYPDFLEQELQSRRELGYPPWGRLILLRLSGLDAGLVEQTAQKLALQLQDETWECIGPAPAFIPRIANRYRWQLLLKNTDNSPPPNLQPLHRLCPPGVQLLIDVDPLELL, translated from the coding sequence ATGTCCGCCCCCTGGGTCGAGGTGCTGGTGGATGTCCCCGGCTCAACCGCAGTCCTGACCTATCAAGCGCTGGCGGGGGTCACCCCGGGGGATGTGGTGCAGGTGCCCCTGTCCGGTCGGTCGGTGGCGGGGTTGGTGCTGGGCTGGGCGGCGCAATTGCCCCCTGGGATAACGGCGGCGCAGGTGAAACCCATTACTGCCATTGTCCAGACCCAGTTATTCCCAGGCGATTACTTGCCGTTATTACAAAAGGTGGCGGATTACTACCAAACGTCCCTGGTCAATGTATTGCGTTTAGCATTACCGCCGGGGGTCTTTCGTCGCAGTCAAACCCGGATTAAGGTGACGGCAACCGAGGCTCCCCCTACCCTGTCAGCTAAGGCGCAAACGCTCTGGGAGGTGCTGAGTACCGGAAGCGGGGACTACAGCCGCCGGTATCTGGAGCAAAAGGTACCGGGTTGTGGGGCGGCACTGCGGGAATTGGCTCGGTATGGTTTAATTACAAGTTACTGCTATTTCCCCGGTTCCCCCCAGGCGCAGTACCGGAAGTTGGTGATGTTGGGGACGGGGGACACTACGACTTTGACCCCAGCCCAGCAACGGGTGGTGGAGGTTTTGCGGCACCGGGGGGGAGAACTCTGGTGGCATGAATTACAAAAGCAGGTCAAAACCAGTGCCAGCACCCTGGAAAAATTAGCCGAATTGGGGGTGGTGAGTTGCGAAAAACGGCAGTGGCTCCGGCGGGAGATGGGGGCGGTGACAGCGGATCAACCCCGCAGTTTGACCCCAGCCCAGCAACAGGCGGTGGCGCACATTACCCAGGCGATAGCGTCCCAACAATATACGGAAATATTACTGCACGGGATCACGGGTTCGGGCAAGACGGAAGTGTATTTACAGGTGATTGCCGGGGTGTTGGCGCAGGGAAAACAAGCCTTAGTCCTGATCCCGGAAATTGGTCTGACTCCCCAGTTGACGGAGCGGTTTCGGGCACGGTTTGGCGAGCGGGTGTGGGTGTATCACAGCGGGCTGTCGGAGGGGGAGCGGTACGATACCTGGCGGGCGGTTTGGCAGGGGTCAGCGGGGGTGGTGATTGGCACCCGGTCGGCGGTGTTTGCTCCGTTGCCCCGATTGGGGTTGGTGATTCTGGATGAGGAGCACGATGCCAGTTTCAAACAGAGCCAGATGACCCCTTGTTACCATGCCCGGACGGTAGCCCAGTGGCGGGCACAAGCCGTAGCCTGTCCGATGGTGTTGGGTTCGGCGACCCCCAGTGCAGAAACCTGGCAACGGTTGGCGGGGGGCATTCATTACCTATCCCTACCGGAGCGGGTGCCTGCTCGTCCCTTGCCGCCCATGCGGTTGGTGGATATGCGAGTGGAATTGGCGAAAAAAAATTTCTCCCTGTTCAGCCAACTGGTTCAGGAAAAACTCGGGCAATTGCGGGCGCAGGGGCAACAGGCGATTGTGTTTGTCCCCCGCCGGGGTCACAGTACGTTCGTATCCTGCCGTGCCTGTGGTTATGTCCTGCCCTGTCCCCGGTGCGATGTGTCCCTCACCTACCATCAGCCGGAAGCCAACCAGCAACCTTTATTATTTTGTCATTACTGCAATTGGCGGCAACTACAACCGCAACGCTGTCCCGCCTGTGGTTCCGCCTTTCTCAAACATTTTGGCTGTGGCACCCAGCGGGTGGTGCAGGAATTGGGGCGGTTGTACCCGGAGTTGCGGGTGTTGCGGTATGACCGGGACAGTACCACTACCAAAGGGGCGCATCAGGAAATCATGCAGGCGTTTCAGAACGGGGCGGCGGATGTGCTGGTGGGAACCCAGATGCTCACCAAGGGGCTGGATATGCCGAACGTGACCCTGGTGGTGGTGTTGGCGGCGGATGGGCTGTTGCACCTGGGGGATTACCGGGCGCAGGAGCGGGCGGCGCAAACCCTGGTGCAGGTGGCGGGGCGGGCGGGGCGGGGCGACCAACCCGGTGAGGTGATCATCCAAACCTATAGCTATGAACACCCAGTGCTATCCGCCGTTTGCCGCTATCAATACCCAGACTTTCTGGAGCAGGAATTGCAGTCCCGCCGGGAGTTGGGGTATCCCCCCTGGGGCAGGTTAATTCTCCTGCGCTTGAGTGGTCTGGACGCTGGCTTGGTTGAGCAAACCGCCCAGAAATTAGCATTACAATTGCAGGATGAAACCTGGGAATGTATTGGTCCAGCCCCCGCCTTTATCCCCCGCATCGCCAACCGCTACCGCTGGCAATTGTTATTAAAAAATACGGACAATTCCCCTCCGCCCAACCTCCAGCCCTTGCATCGCCTCTGTCCGCCGGGGGTGCAGTTGTTGATTGATGTGGACCCGCTGGAATTGCTGTAG
- the gcvP gene encoding aminomethyl-transferring glycine dehydrogenase — MTDAFARRHLGLTSEDQAIILRFLGCPDLDTLIDQVVPAQLRTQTPLHTPAAQTEYQALKTLKALAQQNQLWQSFLGMGYYNCITPPVIQRNILEHPGWYTSYTPYQAEIAQGRLEALFNFQTLITELTGLEIANASLLDEATAAAEAMILSYQVHHQQRRVFWVDQHCWPQTLAVLQTRATALGMDLRIAPLADFHLDETTCGCLVQYPNSYGVLVDPQPVFAQAQAVGALRIMAADVLSLALLKPPGAWGADIAVGSTQRLGVPLGYGGPHAAYFATRSMYKRQVPGRMVGLSKDSQGRPALRLALQTREQHIRRERATSNICTAQVLLAVVASMYGVYHGAEGLRRIAQQIHHQAQVLAKGCAQLGYAVRLQAFFDTVFLELNSAQRQALQERFYQAQINLNWFYPEGVGISLDETTEWSDVERLLRLLNGGQELPFAFQEWVDQTAYEYPEMWARTGDFLTQEVFRQYHSETEFLRYLYRLQSRDLSLTTAMMPLGSCTMKLNATSEMVPISWPEFNQIHPFVPLEQTQGYQRLFRDLTTWLADMTGLPGVSLQPNAGSQGELTGLLVIRQYHQQRGEPQRRVCLIPQSAHGTNPASAVMAGFQVVPIACDKQGNVNSDDLHTKASQYADELAALMLTYPSTHGVFETGVRELCQVVHAFGGQVYLDGANLNALVGLCRPGELGFDVCHVNLHKTFCIPHGGGGPGMGPIVVAEHLQAFLPTHPLIPTGGDQSIGTIAAAPWSSASILPISWMYMVLMGAEGLTQATRLAILNANYIAQRLDPYFPVLYRGKYGWVAHECILDLRPLKAQTGVEVEDVAKRLMDYGFHAPTVSWPVAGTMMVEPTESESLRELDRFCEAMIGIYHEAMAIAQGQADPQDNLLKNAPHPAEVVITDTWHHPYSREQAAYPVAGLRAYKFWSPVARIDNAYGDRHLVCSCPPLLDDDH; from the coding sequence ATGACCGATGCTTTTGCCCGCCGCCATTTGGGGCTGACTTCTGAGGATCAAGCCATCATCCTGCGCTTTTTGGGCTGTCCTGACCTCGATACCTTGATTGACCAGGTAGTACCGGCACAGCTACGCACCCAAACACCCCTGCATACCCCAGCGGCACAGACGGAGTATCAAGCCCTGAAAACCCTCAAAGCCCTGGCACAACAGAACCAACTTTGGCAAAGTTTTCTGGGAATGGGTTATTACAATTGCATTACTCCGCCCGTCATTCAGCGCAACATTTTAGAACATCCGGGTTGGTACACGTCCTATACGCCCTATCAGGCGGAAATTGCCCAAGGTCGTCTGGAGGCGTTGTTCAATTTTCAAACCTTGATTACGGAATTGACGGGGTTAGAAATTGCCAATGCGTCCCTGTTGGATGAGGCAACGGCGGCGGCGGAAGCGATGATTTTGAGCTATCAGGTGCATCATCAACAACGGCGGGTCTTTTGGGTGGATCAGCACTGCTGGCCGCAAACGTTGGCGGTTCTGCAAACCCGTGCCACAGCCCTGGGTATGGATTTACGCATTGCCCCGCTGGCAGATTTTCATTTGGATGAAACCACCTGTGGTTGTTTGGTACAATATCCCAATTCCTATGGGGTTTTGGTTGATCCCCAGCCGGTTTTCGCTCAGGCGCAAGCAGTCGGGGCATTACGGATCATGGCCGCTGATGTGTTGAGTTTGGCACTGTTGAAACCACCGGGGGCTTGGGGAGCGGATATTGCGGTTGGCAGTACCCAACGGTTGGGCGTGCCCCTGGGCTATGGGGGCCCCCATGCGGCCTATTTTGCGACTCGCTCCATGTACAAACGGCAGGTGCCAGGACGGATGGTGGGTTTATCCAAGGATAGTCAGGGACGACCTGCGCTACGATTGGCTCTGCAAACCCGGGAACAACATATCCGCCGGGAGCGGGCGACCAGCAATATCTGTACAGCACAAGTACTGTTGGCGGTGGTGGCGAGTATGTACGGGGTCTATCACGGAGCCGAGGGGTTGCGGCGCATTGCCCAGCAAATTCATCATCAGGCGCAGGTGTTGGCGAAAGGCTGTGCCCAATTGGGTTATGCGGTGCGGTTGCAGGCATTTTTTGATACGGTTTTTTTGGAATTAAATTCTGCCCAACGTCAGGCACTTCAGGAACGCTTTTACCAGGCTCAAATTAATCTAAATTGGTTTTATCCTGAAGGGGTGGGAATCAGTTTGGATGAAACCACTGAATGGTCGGATGTGGAACGGTTACTGCGTCTATTGAACGGGGGTCAGGAATTGCCCTTTGCGTTTCAGGAATGGGTGGATCAGACGGCATATGAGTACCCAGAAATGTGGGCGCGAACCGGGGATTTTCTCACCCAGGAAGTGTTTCGGCAATATCATTCGGAAACAGAATTTTTACGCTACCTTTATCGCTTACAAAGTCGGGATTTGTCCCTCACAACCGCGATGATGCCCTTGGGTTCCTGCACCATGAAATTGAATGCCACGAGTGAAATGGTGCCGATTTCCTGGCCCGAATTTAATCAAATTCATCCCTTTGTGCCGTTGGAACAAACCCAGGGGTATCAACGCCTGTTTCGGGATTTGACCACCTGGTTGGCGGATATGACCGGTCTGCCGGGGGTGTCGTTGCAACCGAATGCGGGTTCCCAGGGGGAATTGACGGGGTTGTTAGTCATTCGTCAGTACCATCAACAGCGGGGAGAACCCCAACGCCGGGTGTGTCTGATTCCCCAGTCGGCGCATGGTACGAATCCAGCGAGTGCAGTGATGGCGGGGTTCCAGGTGGTGCCGATCGCCTGCGATAAACAGGGGAATGTGAATAGTGACGATTTACACACAAAAGCCAGCCAATATGCAGACGAATTAGCCGCATTGATGCTCACCTATCCCTCGACGCACGGGGTGTTTGAAACCGGGGTGCGGGAGTTGTGCCAGGTGGTGCATGCGTTTGGGGGGCAGGTGTATCTGGACGGGGCGAACCTGAATGCGCTGGTGGGCTTGTGTCGTCCGGGGGAATTGGGGTTTGATGTCTGCCATGTGAATTTGCATAAAACCTTCTGCATTCCGCATGGGGGGGGCGGGCCGGGGATGGGGCCGATTGTGGTGGCGGAGCATTTGCAAGCCTTTCTGCCCACTCATCCGCTGATCCCTACAGGCGGCGATCAGAGTATCGGGACAATTGCGGCGGCTCCCTGGAGTAGTGCCAGTATTTTGCCCATCTCTTGGATGTATATGGTACTGATGGGAGCAGAAGGTTTGACCCAGGCGACCCGTTTGGCGATTTTGAATGCGAATTACATTGCCCAACGCTTAGACCCCTATTTCCCGGTGCTGTATCGGGGCAAGTATGGCTGGGTGGCGCACGAGTGTATCTTGGATTTGCGCCCTTTGAAGGCTCAGACGGGGGTGGAGGTGGAGGATGTGGCGAAACGGTTGATGGATTACGGGTTTCATGCGCCGACCGTGTCCTGGCCGGTGGCGGGGACGATGATGGTGGAACCGACGGAAAGCGAATCCCTGCGGGAGTTGGACCGGTTTTGCGAGGCGATGATTGGTATTTACCACGAGGCGATGGCGATTGCCCAGGGGCAGGCGGACCCCCAGGATAATCTGCTCAAAAATGCCCCCCACCCGGCGGAAGTTGTCATTACAGATACCTGGCATCATCCCTACAGTCGGGAACAGGCTGCCTATCCGGTAGCGGGGTTACGGGCATATAAATTTTGGTCACCGGTGGCTCGGATTGACAATGCCTACGGGGATCGCCACCTGGTCTGTAGTTGTCCACCCCTACTGGATGACGACCATTAA
- a CDS encoding magnesium chelatase subunit H codes for MFTYVKPAIRQLEPENVENRTVMRVVYVLLEPQYQSTLTAAARAINSQPGHLAVQLSGYLIEELRSPENYQQFQADIAQADVFIASLIFVEDLAQKIVQAVTPYREKLHAIVVFPSLPEVMRLNKMGTFSMAQLGQSKSAIAQFMRKRKEAAGSSFQDGMLKLLQTLPKVLKYLPLDKAQDARNFMLSFQYWLGGSQENIRNFLLMLADKYLPQVEQKLTFQEPVTYPDMGIWHPLADRMFESLPEYLQWYDQRWDIREELRDPLAPTVGLVLQRTHLITGDDAHYVAMVQELECLGARVIPVFAGGLDFSKPVEAYFYHPKPPQKPLVDVVVSLTGFALVGGPARQDHPKAVEALKKLNRPYIVSLPLVFQTTEEWQASDLGLHPIQVALQIAIPELDGAIEPIILSGRDGATGKAIALQDRVELLAKRVLQWANLRRKPKCQKKIAITVFSFPPDKGNVGTAAYLDVFGSIYRVLEALRNNGYHVEEMPADAEALMEAVLHDRQALIGSPNLNIAYKMSVPEYERFTPYYERIVEQWGPAPGQLNSDGQNLLIYGKHFGNVFIGVQPTFGYEGDPMRLLFSRSASPHHGFAAYYTYLNHIWQADAVLHFGTHGSLEFMPGKQMGLSGDCYPDNLIGELPNFYYYAANNPSEATIAKRRGYATTISYLTPAADQAGLYKGLRELKELISSYQTLKDSGRSEAIINSIMEQCRLVNLDQDVPLPDQEAASLTPAQRDELVGKIYRQLMDIESRLLPFGLHVIGQPPSAQEAIATLVSIAKVDRPEDGLESLPRILARSLGQDLDDIYRLSNQGNLEAVTLLEKLQNHTQKAIETLVQTVTDQEGRIGRTSRFNFFGLGAQEPWFQVLKTDYPQLEQVQLQPLMNYLAQCLELIVADNELGALLKALEGEYIVPGPGGDPVRTPEVLPTGKNIHALDPQSIPTAAAVAQAQVIVNRLLDRYRQESGGAFPESIACTLWGTDNIKTYGESLAQIFWLVGVKPLPDALGRMNKLHLIPLEELGRPRIDVVVNCSGVFRDLFLNQMYLIDQAVKLAAEAEEPLELNFVRKHALEQAQELNIPLRQAATRVFSNASGSYAANVNLAVENSTWEQEKDLQEMYLSRKSYAFDADAPGTMRQNAQLFQSSLQRVDVTLQNLDSSEISLTDVSHYFDSDPTKVVAGLRKDGKLPQAYIADSTTPDARVRSLSETVRLDSRTKLLNPKWYEGLLQHGYEGVREIAKRLNNTLGWSATAGAVDNWIYEDANNTYINDPQMRERLMNLNPHSFRRMVGTLLEVHGRGYWQTSPENIQRLQQLYQDIEDRIEGVS; via the coding sequence ATGTTCACCTACGTCAAGCCTGCTATCCGTCAGTTAGAGCCAGAAAATGTGGAAAACCGTACTGTGATGCGGGTGGTGTATGTGTTATTGGAACCCCAATACCAAAGTACGTTGACGGCGGCGGCACGGGCAATCAACAGTCAGCCGGGGCATTTGGCGGTGCAATTGAGTGGTTATTTAATTGAGGAATTGCGTTCCCCGGAAAACTATCAACAATTTCAGGCGGATATTGCCCAGGCGGATGTGTTCATTGCGTCGTTAATTTTCGTAGAAGATTTGGCGCAAAAAATTGTCCAAGCGGTAACCCCTTACCGGGAAAAATTGCACGCCATTGTGGTGTTTCCTTCCCTGCCGGAGGTGATGCGGCTGAACAAGATGGGAACCTTTTCGATGGCGCAGTTGGGGCAGTCCAAAAGTGCCATTGCCCAGTTCATGCGGAAACGCAAAGAAGCCGCCGGGTCTTCCTTTCAAGATGGGATGTTGAAGCTGTTGCAAACCCTGCCCAAGGTGTTGAAATATCTGCCCCTGGATAAGGCGCAAGATGCCCGGAATTTCATGCTGAGTTTTCAGTATTGGTTGGGAGGGTCGCAGGAAAATATTCGCAATTTTCTGCTGATGTTGGCGGATAAATATCTGCCCCAGGTGGAACAAAAATTAACGTTTCAAGAGCCGGTAACCTATCCCGATATGGGGATTTGGCATCCCCTAGCCGACCGGATGTTTGAGTCTTTGCCTGAGTATTTACAATGGTACGATCAGCGGTGGGATATTAGGGAAGAATTGCGGGACCCCTTAGCCCCAACGGTGGGTTTGGTATTGCAAAGAACCCATTTGATCACCGGGGATGATGCCCATTATGTGGCGATGGTGCAGGAGTTGGAATGTTTGGGTGCCAGGGTAATTCCAGTATTTGCGGGAGGTTTAGATTTTTCCAAGCCCGTCGAAGCCTATTTTTATCATCCCAAACCCCCCCAAAAACCGCTGGTGGATGTGGTGGTTTCCTTAACTGGGTTTGCCCTAGTGGGGGGACCCGCCCGACAGGATCATCCCAAGGCGGTGGAAGCCCTGAAAAAACTCAATCGTCCCTACATTGTTTCCCTGCCCTTGGTGTTTCAAACCACCGAAGAGTGGCAGGCGAGCGATTTGGGATTGCACCCGATTCAAGTGGCACTACAAATTGCCATTCCTGAGTTGGATGGGGCGATTGAACCAATCATTTTATCCGGGCGGGATGGGGCAACGGGGAAAGCAATTGCCCTACAAGACCGGGTGGAATTATTAGCCAAACGGGTACTGCAATGGGCAAATTTGCGCCGAAAACCCAAATGCCAGAAAAAAATTGCCATTACCGTGTTTAGTTTTCCACCGGATAAGGGCAATGTGGGGACGGCGGCTTATTTGGATGTGTTTGGTTCCATTTATCGGGTATTAGAAGCTCTGCGTAATAATGGCTATCACGTTGAGGAAATGCCTGCGGATGCGGAAGCCCTGATGGAAGCGGTTTTACATGACCGGCAAGCCCTAATTGGTAGTCCGAATTTGAATATTGCCTACAAAATGTCCGTGCCGGAATATGAGCGGTTTACCCCTTACTATGAACGGATTGTGGAACAGTGGGGACCAGCGCCGGGGCAATTAAACAGTGATGGGCAGAATTTACTCATCTACGGGAAACATTTTGGGAATGTATTTATCGGGGTACAACCCACCTTTGGGTACGAGGGTGACCCGATGCGTTTGCTATTTTCCCGTTCGGCGAGTCCCCATCATGGTTTTGCCGCCTATTACACCTATTTGAATCACATTTGGCAGGCGGATGCGGTTCTGCATTTTGGGACGCATGGTTCCTTGGAATTTATGCCGGGGAAACAGATGGGTTTGTCGGGGGATTGTTACCCGGATAATTTGATTGGGGAATTGCCGAATTTCTATTACTATGCGGCGAATAATCCTTCCGAAGCTACGATTGCCAAGCGGCGGGGTTATGCGACCACCATTAGCTACCTCACCCCGGCGGCGGATCAGGCGGGGTTGTACAAGGGGTTGCGGGAATTAAAAGAACTGATCAGTTCCTATCAAACCCTCAAAGATTCCGGGCGCAGTGAGGCAATTATTAATAGCATCATGGAGCAATGTCGGCTGGTGAATTTAGACCAGGATGTGCCCTTACCCGATCAGGAGGCGGCGAGTTTAACACCAGCACAACGGGATGAATTGGTGGGGAAAATTTACCGGCAATTGATGGATATTGAGTCCCGTTTGTTGCCCTTTGGATTGCACGTGATTGGGCAACCCCCATCGGCACAGGAAGCGATTGCAACGTTGGTGAGCATTGCTAAAGTGGATCGCCCGGAGGATGGTTTAGAAAGTTTACCCCGAATTTTGGCACGTAGTTTGGGGCAGGATTTGGATGATATTTATCGCCTGAGCAACCAGGGCAATTTAGAGGCGGTCACACTACTCGAAAAACTGCAAAATCACACCCAAAAAGCGATTGAGACCCTGGTGCAAACCGTGACGGATCAGGAAGGGCGAATTGGGCGCACCTCTCGCTTTAATTTCTTTGGTTTGGGGGCGCAGGAACCCTGGTTTCAGGTGTTAAAAACCGATTACCCCCAATTGGAACAGGTGCAGTTGCAACCCTTGATGAATTATTTGGCGCAATGTTTGGAATTGATCGTCGCCGATAACGAATTGGGCGCATTATTAAAAGCCCTAGAAGGCGAATATATTGTCCCTGGTCCCGGCGGTGACCCGGTGCGTACCCCGGAGGTTTTGCCCACCGGGAAAAATATCCACGCCCTCGACCCCCAATCCATTCCTACGGCGGCAGCGGTGGCACAGGCGCAGGTGATTGTGAATCGGTTGTTGGACCGCTATCGTCAGGAGTCGGGGGGGGCATTCCCGGAGAGCATTGCCTGTACGTTGTGGGGCACGGATAATATCAAAACCTACGGGGAATCCCTGGCGCAAATTTTCTGGTTGGTGGGCGTAAAACCCCTGCCGGATGCCCTGGGGCGGATGAATAAATTGCACCTGATTCCCTTAGAAGAATTGGGGCGACCCCGGATTGATGTGGTGGTGAATTGTTCGGGCGTGTTCCGGGATTTGTTTTTGAATCAAATGTATTTGATTGACCAGGCGGTGAAATTAGCCGCTGAAGCGGAGGAACCCCTGGAATTGAATTTTGTCCGCAAACACGCTTTGGAACAGGCGCAAGAGTTAAATATTCCCCTACGGCAGGCGGCAACCCGGGTGTTTTCCAATGCGTCGGGTTCCTATGCGGCGAACGTGAATTTGGCGGTGGAAAATAGTACCTGGGAGCAAGAAAAAGACTTGCAAGAAATGTATCTAAGTCGCAAATCCTACGCCTTTGATGCAGATGCCCCAGGGACGATGCGCCAAAATGCCCAACTCTTTCAAAGCAGTTTGCAACGGGTGGATGTGACCCTGCAAAATTTGGATTCCTCGGAAATTTCCCTCACGGATGTGTCCCATTACTTTGATTCTGACCCGACCAAAGTTGTCGCTGGGTTACGCAAGGATGGCAAACTTCCCCAAGCCTATATCGCCGATTCCACCACGCCGGATGCCCGGGTGCGGAGTTTGAGCGAGACGGTGCGCCTGGATTCCCGGACTAAGTTGCTCAACCCCAAATGGTACGAGGGGTTATTACAACATGGGTACGAAGGGGTGCGGGAAATTGCCAAGCGGTTGAACAACACCCTGGGCTGGTCGGCGACGGCGGGGGCGGTGGACAATTGGATTTACGAGGATGCCAACAACACCTATATCAACGACCCCCAAATGCGGGAACGGTTGATGAACCTGAATCCCCACTCCTTCCGGCGGATGGTGGGCACCCTCTTGGAAGTGCATGGGCGGGGCTATTGGCAGACCAGCCCGGAAAATATCCAACGCTTACAACAGCTGTACCAGGACATCGAAGACCGGATCGAAGGGGTGTCCTAG
- a CDS encoding VOC family protein codes for MSKLIQYHHIAIRTGNIHRAMEFYTVLGFAVIERFTAGITLACWLEGLGTRLELMQVPLPRPAPDAFGDEHYVGYYHLSFRVENLENLLNQLREQLPEPPKVLLAPTPQTIGQKNYRVAFIQDYDGLPIELMEIL; via the coding sequence ATGTCAAAGTTAATCCAATATCATCATATTGCGATTCGCACCGGCAATATTCATCGGGCGATGGAATTTTATACAGTCTTGGGGTTTGCAGTCATTGAGCGATTTACGGCGGGGATCACGTTAGCCTGTTGGTTGGAAGGGCTGGGCACCCGTTTGGAATTGATGCAAGTACCCCTGCCCCGTCCCGCTCCCGATGCCTTTGGGGATGAACATTATGTGGGTTATTATCATCTTTCTTTTCGGGTCGAAAACTTGGAAAATCTTCTCAACCAACTGAGGGAACAATTACCCGAGCCACCAAAAGTATTACTTGCACCAACACCCCAAACCATTGGGCAAAAAAATTATCGAGTGGCGTTTATTCAAGACTACGATGGGTTACCGATTGAACTAATGGAAATCCTGTAG